A window of Micromonospora sp. WMMC415 genomic DNA:
AGCTCGGCCACCGTGGTGCCGGTGGTCACCGGGTCGAGCGGGTGCACCAGGGTGGCGTCGACCTCGGCGTACGCCGCGAGCCATCGGTCGGCGGCGCGGGCGATCACCACGCAGGTCGGGGGAGCGTCGTCCCGGTCGTCCTTGATCTGGCGGGCGATGCCGATGCCGCCGCCGGGCGTCGCCTCACCGTCGAGCAGCATCAGGTCGATCTCGTAGTCGTCGACGAGGCGGACGCACTCGGCGTAGGTCGACGCCTCGACGAACTCGATCTGGAGGCCGGGTGCGGGCCGGGTGCCGACGGCGAGCCGCATCCGGTCGCGGACCTGCGGGTCGTCGCTGTAGAGCAGGACGGTGCACTGACGATCGCTCATGGTTGACGTGCTCCCACCTCGTAGCTGCCCGCCGATCGTACCGGTCGGTGTGAGATACCCGACGCCCCGCCCGGGGCGTACGCGTCGGCGCGGCTCAGGCCGCGGTCTCCGCGGCGCGCTGGCGGGCCTCCTGGCGGTCCAGCTCGCGGTCGATCCGGCGGGCCTCACGTTCCGCGTGGCGCATCCACTGCACGACCAGCACCGCCAGCATGGTGACGCTGACGAACTCGCCACCGGCCCAGAGGATGCCCCCGGCGACCACCTGGTCCTCCCACGGGTCCGACCAGGTCAGGCCGAGCGACGGGTACCAGTCGCCGCCGAAGAGCGTGGTCGACTGCATGATCGTGAGCCCGAGCACGGTGTGGAACGGCACGGACAGCAGCATCAGCAGGGCGCGGCCCGGGTACGGCCAGCGGCCCGGCAGCGGGTCCAGGCCGAGCAGCGGCCAGAAGAACACGCAGCCGGTCAGGATGAAGTGCGCGTGCACCAGCTCGTGCGCCCAGGCGTGTTCGAGCGTGTACCGGTACAGGTCCGTGAAGTAGAGCGCGAACGGGTTCACCACGAAGATCGCGAAGGCGACCAGCGGGTAGCTGTAGACGCGGGCGATCCGGCTGTGCACGATCGTCAGGAGCCGCTTGCGCGGGCGGATCGGCAGCGTCCGCAGGGCCAGCGTCATCGGTGCGCCGAGCGCGAGGAAGATCGGCGCGATCATGGAAAGGACCATGTGCTGGACCATGTGCACCGACAGCAGGGCGGTGTCGTACGCGTGCAGCCCGCTGACCGTCACCGCCGCGATGCCGCCGAGGCCCGGGCCGAGGAAGAAGACCGTGCGGGCGACCGGCCAGCGGTCGCCGCGGACCCGCAGCCGGTGCACGCCGTAGAGGTAGAGTCCGGCGGCGAGCACCAGGCCGACGGCGAGCCAGCTGTCCAGCCGCGTCTCGGTGAACACCGAGGTGACGGTGAACGGCGGCGGGGTGGCCGCGGTCACCGCCGGTGCGGCGACCGAGGTCGCGGTGGAGATCGGATCGACGTGCAGCACGCTTTTCAGCCTAGGTCAGGCGAACCGGACCACCCCGATCGGGCTGCCTGGACCACCGGTTTGGCACCCCGCTGATCGCGGGCGCCGGTCAACGGCAATAATGACCGCGTGACTGCGGCCCCAGCCATTGACAAGAGCCGGATCCACTCCCTGACCCGACCCAACATGGTCAGCGTCGGGACGATCGTGTGGCTCTCCAGCGAACTCATGTTCTTCGCGGCGCTGTTCGCGATGTACTTCTCCATCCGCGCGGCGGCGCCGGAGCAGTGGGCGGAGCACACCCCGCACCTGAACATCCCGTACGCGACGACGTTCACGGTGATCCTGGTGCTCTCGTCGGTGACCTGCCAGCTCGGCGTGTTCGCCGCCGAGAAGGGCGACGTGCACGCGCTGCGGCGCTGGTTCACGGTCACCTTCGTGATGGGCCTGATCTTCGTGCTCGGCCAGGTCAACGAGTACCGCGAGCTGGTGCACGAGGGCATCAAGATCAACTCAGACGGTTACGGGTCGATGTTCTACCTGACCACCGGCTTCCACGGTCTGCACGTGACCGGCGGTCTGGTCGCCTTCATCATCTTCATGATCCGTACCACCATGGGCCGGTTCACGCCGGCACAGGCCACCGCGGCGATCGTCGTGTCGTACTACTGGCACTTCGTCGACGTCGTGTGGATCGGGCTCTACGCCATGATCTACTGGCTCCAGTGATCTTGGCGCGTCACGAACCGCGCCGCTGCTCCGTCCCCCTCAGGCAAGGTCCAACCGGTTAAGGACACAGGTCATGACTTCTGACAACGACCGCCGACGCGGTCTGCTCGCGCGCCTGCGCGGGCGGCCCGCAGCGCGCAGCAGGGGCCGCCGCCGGCTGGGTGCCGCGGTCCGGCTGCTGGCCGCGCTGATGCTGGCCGGCGGTGCCTACACCGTCTTCGCTCCCGGCGTGCAGGCGCAGGACACGCCGTTGTCCGGCGCCGCCGCGGAGGGCAAGGCGCTGTTCGACGTGAGCTGTGTGACCTGTCACGGTCGCAACGCGCAGGGTGTCGAGGGCCGGGGCCCGAGCCTGATCGGCGTCGGCGCCGCCTCGGTCGAGTTCCAGGTCAGCACGGGCCGGATGCCGATGGCCCGGCAGGAGGCCCAGGCGCAGCGCAAGCCGGAGGTCTTCACCGACGAGGAGACCCGCCAGCTCGCCCAGTACATCCAGGAACTCGGCGGCGGCCCGGTGGTGCCGGCGGGTGACAACCTCCACGAGGACGCGAACATCGCCGCCGGTGGCGAACTGTTCCGGATCAACTGCTCGCAGTGCCACGCCTTCGGTGGCGGCGGCGGCGCCCTCTCCTCGGGCAAGTACGCGCCGAGCCTGAACCCGGCCACCGACCGCCAGATCTACGCGGCCATGCTGAGCGGCCCGCAGAACATGCCGGTCTTCGGTGACAACCAGATCACGCCGGAGCAGAAGGCGGACATCATCGCCTACATCCAGGAGACCCTGAAGCACGACCAGGACCCGGGCGGCTTCAACCTCGGCCGCTACGGCCCGTCGACCGAGGGCCTGGCGATCTTCCTGGTGGGCATCGTCGCGCTGGTCTTCGCCAGCCTGTGGATTGCGGGCAAGTCGTGACCGGCCGACCCGTGGATAAGATTGCGTTGGTGTCGCTCGCCGGCACCGTCCGTAGCGAGGTGACGGCATGACCACCACCCAGACCGGGCATCCGCGGATCCCGGCCAGCCGGGAGCCGCTCGACGTGACCGAACCCCGGCTCAGCCGGTTCGAGATCGTGCAGGAGGGCGCCCGGCGGGACGACATCGAGATCGTCCACTACGAGCCGCAGGTCGTCCCGGGCAGCAAGGCCGAGCGCCGGCTGGTCCGCACGGTCGCGTCGTTCTTCCTGCTGACCGGCCTCGCCGCGACGGCCTTCCTGGCCATCTACATCTGGTGGCCGTGGGAGTACGCTCCGGGCCGCGGCGGCGACAAGTGGTACACCCCGCTGCTCGGCGTCACCCTGGGCATCGCCCTGCTCGGCATCGGCTTCGGCATCCTCACCTGGGGCAAGAAGCTGCTGCCCAAGGAGGTGTCGATCCAGGACCGGCACGAGGGCGCCGGCTCCGAGGAAGACCGCATCATCACCGGCCAGACGATGCTCTACATGGCCGACGAGCTGGGCGTGAAGCGCCGGCCGCTGCTCGGCCTCTCGCTGCTGGCCGGTCTCGCGCCGGTCGGCGCGGTGGCCGCGGCGCCGCTGGTGGGTGGCCTGATCTCCGACCCGCACAAGAACAACCAGATGTTCACCACCGGCTTCGCGCCGG
This region includes:
- a CDS encoding ubiquinol-cytochrome c reductase iron-sulfur subunit: MTTTQTGHPRIPASREPLDVTEPRLSRFEIVQEGARRDDIEIVHYEPQVVPGSKAERRLVRTVASFFLLTGLAATAFLAIYIWWPWEYAPGRGGDKWYTPLLGVTLGIALLGIGFGILTWGKKLLPKEVSIQDRHEGAGSEEDRIITGQTMLYMADELGVKRRPLLGLSLLAGLAPVGAVAAAPLVGGLISDPHKNNQMFTTGFAPAEGGGKIRLVREDGRPVRPADISSGGQLTVFPGIDHGISNKHADSPALLIHLRDSDAQEARRANERIGHGDYMWGNYAAYSKICTHAGCPASLYEQQTNRLLCPCHQSQFLITDNAKPIFGPASRRLPQLPIEVDAEGYFVAKSDYTETVGPDFWERP
- a CDS encoding cytochrome c oxidase assembly protein, coding for MLHVDPISTATSVAAPAVTAATPPPFTVTSVFTETRLDSWLAVGLVLAAGLYLYGVHRLRVRGDRWPVARTVFFLGPGLGGIAAVTVSGLHAYDTALLSVHMVQHMVLSMIAPIFLALGAPMTLALRTLPIRPRKRLLTIVHSRIARVYSYPLVAFAIFVVNPFALYFTDLYRYTLEHAWAHELVHAHFILTGCVFFWPLLGLDPLPGRWPYPGRALLMLLSVPFHTVLGLTIMQSTTLFGGDWYPSLGLTWSDPWEDQVVAGGILWAGGEFVSVTMLAVLVVQWMRHAEREARRIDRELDRQEARQRAAETAA
- a CDS encoding heme-copper oxidase subunit III — its product is MTAAPAIDKSRIHSLTRPNMVSVGTIVWLSSELMFFAALFAMYFSIRAAAPEQWAEHTPHLNIPYATTFTVILVLSSVTCQLGVFAAEKGDVHALRRWFTVTFVMGLIFVLGQVNEYRELVHEGIKINSDGYGSMFYLTTGFHGLHVTGGLVAFIIFMIRTTMGRFTPAQATAAIVVSYYWHFVDVVWIGLYAMIYWLQ
- a CDS encoding cytochrome c, with product MTSDNDRRRGLLARLRGRPAARSRGRRRLGAAVRLLAALMLAGGAYTVFAPGVQAQDTPLSGAAAEGKALFDVSCVTCHGRNAQGVEGRGPSLIGVGAASVEFQVSTGRMPMARQEAQAQRKPEVFTDEETRQLAQYIQELGGGPVVPAGDNLHEDANIAAGGELFRINCSQCHAFGGGGGALSSGKYAPSLNPATDRQIYAAMLSGPQNMPVFGDNQITPEQKADIIAYIQETLKHDQDPGGFNLGRYGPSTEGLAIFLVGIVALVFASLWIAGKS